From the Astyanax mexicanus isolate ESR-SI-001 chromosome 12, AstMex3_surface, whole genome shotgun sequence genome, the window ATATCACCATGCGATGACACCATGTCACTGGTGTGCCAATGGGCACTTCCTCCAGCACGCCAAGGCGAACGTCCTGGTCGAGGCCGGCCTTCACCTCGCTCTGCCAGTGTATGGCCACCGGGATGGGGGTGTGGTGGGCCACTGGCATCGTGTCGTCCTCGAGCATGAGTCGAAGTGGTGGACCAGACATTCTTGGTAGGGGTTGGTGAGGGCACGTGTTGAATGTGCTCTGAGCATACAGTTTTAGGAGGTGCCCCTTTAAGGCCTCCCTGTTGGCCATCGTAGCTGGCATGGGGAGCGTGGTAGGCTTGGTCGGTGGCTCTGCACGACGCGGGCAATCACACGGGTCTGAGGTCGCCAGGTTGACCTCACCGAGTGTTGGGAACTTGTCCGATATCATACCAAGGTCCACGCAGGCTGCACGGGAGAGGAATATGCGATCCGAGGTGTCCGTCACGTATGCGATCTGACGCGTTTCCAACCTCCGGGTGTCACTGCTGTCGCCGGCAAACCTAACAATGGCGGCCCCGAGGATGCGTATCCCCTCATTGTTAGCGGCTCTCATGGCCATGGACACCGGGATGAGGTCGTCGGTGCTTAGACCCAGCTGCTGGGCAACCTTGATACCGATAAGACAGCTCTGGCAACCTGTGTCGGCCATGGCAGGTAGGGTCACAGTGCGGGTGTGCTTCCTAAGAGTCAGACCTAGTGCTTCGTAATCCTCACGCTCAACGGTAAGGGTAAGACGGATGTATGGCTGTGGGTTAGATGGGCGCTTCATCCACTTGTCGCACATGTCGTCATACAGGTGGTGGGCTAAGGGCAGCGTGCACGTTTCGTTGTCGGCACTGTCCACGGTGAGTGTGCATAATTCGCTGACCACTGTCGTCTGCTGTTCCCCGTACACCCCGTCAACTTCTTCTGGTGGGGGTCTAGATGGATGACCACCCAGGCAGACCTTGTCAAGGTGATTTTGGCGGCTGCATTTCCGACACGTCTTGCCATACGCGGCGCATTCAATGCGTCGGATACGCCACTGTGGTGTCTTGCCATGGCCTGTCTCACCACAATAGATGCAGATCCCCTCGGGTTTCACCTTCATTCTTTCTTGTCTTTGGCTACCCTTGTTGCGGACATCCTGCTGTTTCCCTCGCCGATATGAACTGCTGATTGAGTCTGTGCTTTGGGGGTCAAGCAGGCGCGAAACGGAGCGCTTTCCTGATTCTTTAGCTTCGATGTACTCTATCATGTCTTTCAACGGCATATCTTGATTTTTCTCGCCCAGTAAATCAAGCTGTATCTCTTGGTCTGCTATGCCTCGGGCTATCACATCACGTAATATTTCCTCTGTAAAGTCGTTAACTTGGCCGCAACCCTCTTTGGTGCACTTCATTTCATACTTGCATGTGTCTGCCTGCCCCTTTAAGCGAGCGTGGAACGACCTAACGGGCTCCTCGTGTCCCTGCCGCATTTTGGATAGGGCTACCCGAGCCACCATTGTGTTCTCTGCACGGACAGCAAGCACTCTCATAGCTGTGAGAACATCCTTTTCCTCACTGTCCACGAGGCTCCTACCTGCTGCACGGGTGAGGTCTTTTCTTAAATCCTCCTCGCAGCACTCGAGTAGTTGCGTGACGACATCGGAGCCGGTTAATTTAGTGCCCCGTTTGTATTCGGCCCAGCGGGTTAGAAAGTATGACCACGTCTCAGCCGTCCCTGCCAACGCGATGGAGGGTCGCTTTAGCTTCTCTGCCTTAGCGTTAAGATGTGGTTCTCTGGGGGCTGCAGCGTGAGTGGTCGCGTGAACGTTCAGCATCGCTGCCACCACTGCTGCCTCCGCATGTGTGGCCACATAGTCACAGTTTGCGACGGGGCAATGTACATCCATTCTCAGCCTTGTGGGtttatctctcgctctctttgcTCTCAATAGTGCACTTAATCATGGATCTGCGGCAGCGGGCTGCTCATCAATGTATTTGCATCCCACTCACTTGTTATTCGCATTCCAGCGCTGATGAACTCCGTTTGATAAAGTCCGGATGTTTGGTTATAGATAGGAACAATACTCCATTTGTTCACTGTGCTTTAATGAGTACGAGCAGTGAAATTACAATAACCAAACATGTTATGAACGTGTCCCTGAATGCTGTGAGGAATAGCCTCAACAGAGCTCTACTTCCTGTATCACTGTGTCACCATATATAGTGCTGTAGTGCAACATTCTctacttgtaactttctgacaggtaatattctcactctaatggtaacctaatcctaatcaaatattatatacagttatctttcactagtggcatcaaatattttctaaggtgatgttatcgtaaaacagtactgagggagctgtgctgagctgtgaaatggtaaattcatgtgcgttgtgtctgacccgtgtgtgtaaacctgtgtaaggagaatgaaaatgaagatttgtgcaaaagaaacactcattcataaattcgtcaattaaattctgaacgacggaattaatgcgttgctaaaatatatcatagaaccacacagccatacttgaagtagcatagaaaatgaatgtggctcattttagacccacgctgcccgtttgagcggcagcgatacaaaaagggcttttatttaaaaagtaagaaagcaaaaaataatataaggatgtaccatgatcaaaaacaatttaattaaggaatatctcctgttaaaataaaagcccccaagtgcttcaaatgtctgctgtgttatttcgcacgctttaagcgccgtcagacccaggcgaattctgacccatttggcttgccataacctcatctcctccacaaacacacacacacacacacacacacaccgctcccttacccattccccctccgctcttccccaatcacacgcgtctctctctctcgcgctcggcgtgtctttagtttccgcccgttttcgtttttcgccagttctctttattaaagcgtttttttttgcggccgagtcccaattcactagccagggcagcggtctgccacaaatttgattggcagaggagagcatttaaagattttacaccacacgtgattggaagtaaagtataccgtaaagacaagaaaagttccggtgctttaaatgaacactgtcagaattaaatccttctcagtagttgggtccggtatgggtccgtattggacaacgtctgggtccggacccggaccgcagtctgcaaatatgtgatccatggtctagaccatatacacggttctgttttataaaaccactccttgctgccctgcagagaacaagttcaatgttcagttttacagtgttaaatatgtcaggtcaagaaagactttctttattttatatatttgttataaaaacaagtatttatgtttagtaaaatcaagaaagaccatattttattttttattaaaaaaaatatttatgttaatttttttatttttataaaaaaaaaaacgtatttttttaggaaatcgtTCAacttagagataaattgttgctgttaaaatgcattttccaataaagggaataatggcaaaactggttataatgtttatgttaaggcggcgggaggtggtgtctgcagctgctgaaagtaactaataaagtaacttgtaaagtaacttagttacttttaaaatcaagtaatccataaagtaactaagttactttttaaaggagtaatcagtaaacagtaatcggattactttttcaaagtaactataccatcactgtccCAATTCCCTATCCGGAGCAGTGGTAGTgaattggactgcgaccctgacaacacaggttcgatcgcgcgtgagaagcggtgtgtttatttattcatttttttccttcccgcatctgcacagatctgattggctgagaagagcgtttggtgatcttacagcacatgtgattggtctgtgagtttactgctcAAAAGCACGTTTactgtaaagacaagaaaagtttcaccgctttaaataaacactgtcagaattaaatccttctcagtagtttatcggtttgggtctgcaTTAAACAACGTCTGGGTGCGGACCTGGACCGCGGTCCACATATTAGTGACCCTTGATATAGACAATTTAAACTCAGCTGGatcacttttgacccatgttgcacatcaaagggttaagaactaaaattataattgtttaaTACTGTGCAGTACTACTACTCAAGGGTAGTATGGACTAATAATGTGGACTAGAATGCGCTATATGCGCTAACCCTCTTTAGGCTATATTTACTACAGAAATGAGACATattcaagtttatttttttattattattatttgtttatattgctTTCAATTCAAGTGACATAGCAACATtccagaggggggggggggggggggtgctttaCCTGGCAAGGATGCTacactcggcacaacaccggcttttcTCCTCTTTGTGTCTTCTCTGAATAGTGGCAACGTGGGAGCCTTAAACAAACTCTCCAATGATCTGAAAACAAAGATAGTTTACCATGGTTTagatcatcttgctgcagatggagtcactgtgcgtCGTtcactattcagcacactttgcacaaggagaggctgtatgcaATGCAGAAGAagtcttttctgagcacacgccacagaGACTTGAGGTATGCTGAAGCACACTTGGATAagacagcttcattttggaataaggttctgtggactgatgaaactaaaattgagttatttggagggtagtatgcatggaggaaaatgaacacagcatttcaaaataaacactttactgctccccacagtaaaatattGGTGGTGGGGCtgcatacagtggcttgcaaaagtatttataccccttgaactttttcagatGTTgttacattacaaccacaaacttaaatatcatatatataatattttatatatttcaataaCATTGTGGCTTGTCCATGTGATCTTCAGCAAACTGTAGATGAGCCTCAAGGTTCTTTTTAGAGAGCAGTGGCTTTGGccttgcaaccctgccatgcacacaattgttgttcagtgttctcttgAAGGTGGATTCATGAACATTACCAAttgccaatgtgagagaggccttcagttgcttagatgTTACCCTGGCCTCCTTTGTGACCTCCCTGACTATTATAGACCATGCTCTTGGATTGATCTTTGTTGGTTGACCACTCCTGGGAAGGGTACAATAGTCCTGGATTTCCTCCGTTTGtacacaatgtgtgtgtgtgtagcataacaatggttttgtaaccttttccagagaTGAGCATCAACTCTTTTTCTGAGGTTCTCAAAAATGTACTTTGTTCATGtcatgatacacttccacaaatGAGTTGTGATGAGCAGACTTTGATATatccctgttctttaaatgaAACAGACTCTGCCCACTCACACCTGTCATGGCATTGATACTTTATCTTCAAATTAACTGCTAACTCTAGAGTTTCATATACTTTTGCCACTTACAAATCAGTAAAATTGGATGAtttaccttaataaataaatgaccatgtATAATATTTGTCACGTTTCTTTAACTGAGTTCTCTTTATCTAATTTAAGGGCTTGTTTGAaactctgatgatgttttaggtcatatttatacaGAAAATTCTATGGCATCAGTGTaacattttatatgtatataatgtgtgtagaTGAAATAAATCCAATATCAAAATTTTAaactttaataatacattttagtaATACATTTTACACTTTCAATTGGCTTCACCACAAGGAATGTTTACTTTATAAAATGTATGATGCATTATTAGGCATAAACAAAAGCCATGGTAAAGTTAATCACTAACAATGAAATATATGTAAAGATGTTTCCTTTTAACTGAATTACAACAAAATGGTAAACAGTAGTATCACCATTAAGTATGCACACATTTTCTTATGTAAATTCTTCTTTCTAAGGCACTGCCCAGAAGAAAATCACACAAGTCACAGGGGTTCAGTATTTTTGCACACAAAATTCAACTTGTTACATCTGTAAACATAGCTACCAATACagtgaaggattttttttttgatcccctgctgattttgtaagtttgcctaCTGACATAGACATGAATAGTGTAGAAGTTCAGGGGTaggtaaactgtattttttttatccagaaaatcacaatgtataaattatatgaaaaaattatttgatttctctgGAAAACAGGACTTAATACTTGATGGCAAAACCCTAGTTAGCAAGCACAGCAGTCAGAGGATTTTTGTAGTTGATGGTGAGGTTTGCACACATATCAGGAGGATTCTGGTCCACTCCTCTTTACAGATCATCTCTAAATTATTAAGATTTTGAGGCTGTCACATGGCAACTCTGAGCTTCAGCTTCCTCCATAACTTTTCTATGAGATTAAGGTCTGGAGACCGGCAAGACCGCTCCATGATCTTAATGTGCTTCTTATTGAGCCACTCGTTTtttgccttggctgtatgttttggatcattgtcgtgctggaagacccagccacgacccattttTAATGTGCTGGcggagggaaggaggttgtcatTCAGGAATTTATGGTACATGGCTTCGTCCATTCTCCCACTGATGTGGTGAAGTGGGGATGGAGTTCATTGGTGGACGGACAATGGATGATAGTTAGAGTGGACAAAAATCTACATAAAAAATAACCAATGTGTACAGCTGTGGTGTGCACACAAGCATCTCAGGCCGTAAAATACAATAACCATTGaagtaaaaaaattacaacagCACGGGACCTTGTCAGGTTTCACTTCAGTCAGCCAGTGTTTTTAACACCTTTTCACACCATAAAGAATTAAGGCTGTTTTGGGAGCAAAACAAGGCCATACCTGTCATCTGGGATTAGTTTACATTAATGGTAAGTGTGTAAAGggggtttaaataatatatatataaaaacaaaatagccTCTTTAAACAAGGTCTTTATTTCTCAAGCCTGGGGGCTAAATTCTGATTGACAGTTACTGAAAAGAGGCAGGAGATGATGATACGTTAACAAATGGTGGACAATGACTTAAAGCTGTCCCACCCGGGTCTTTGGATCAGACTGCGCTCCGGCATCAAATAATCTTTTAATCTGTCCGGAAGTGGCAAGGCCCGTAACTTGTCCTCCAGAGGCCAGGGCTGCAGACAGTGGCGGATAAAGGCCCGACACAGGTGGCGCAGTGGAAGAGGCTGGGCTTCTTGTTCTCTAAGCCGGTTCTGGAGCTCCAGCAGAATCTGGGGAACCATCTCCAGCTCCTGAACAGATGACACAGAGAGGGTCGATAACGGGGGGAAATTCAGAGAGCACATCTGAGCAATTTCCAGAAGCACTTCAGCTTTTGCCAGCAGATCCGTCACCTTAGCAGCATCAACAGGTTCCTGCAGAATCTCTTTCAGACGAACAAAAATCAGGGTGTGACCGGTCCAGCATGACGTGCCATGGCTGGAGCAAAAAAACAAGGCTCCTCTCTGAAGGAGGAGAAGAGCCAGAGGAAAAAGCAGGTCAAAGTGCTCCAGGCTGGTCTGAGTTAAAGAAGGCTCCCACTGCTCTCCGTCGCCAGCACTCAGACAACAGCTTGGATCGGCCCCGTGGTCCAGAAGGATGGCTGCAGCTCGGGTGCAGAATCGCCCGATCTGTGCTGCATCTTCTGCACTCCCATCCAGAGACTCTTTTACCAGAAATACAAGCGAGGACAAGGGTGTCTCTCCATCAAGAGTGACAGAGTTCACATCAGCACCTAGAGAGATTATGTTCAAAAACATTAAGTAAAGCACAATGTGCATAATACACAATAGTATACAATTTAATTATGAAATTTCTATATATAAATTAGAGTGTTGGCTTATTTGCATCTGTATAAGCACATCACAGGGTGCTTCTGTGCTTTAAAGGTTTTCTTAAGCAAATGCATATAAGAACAACTTTTGGTTCAAAAAAGAAACCATATTTGCAAATACAATGTGTGTTAGGAAcctttatttacatatttaaagttccacaaggtaggattgagattttatgCTCGTGGGCTATCCCTACagttgtaataaatgtttcaggcggatttgtttctctttctcgttttctggctttcacagacatattcagtctctttccagcttctgccagagtgtctgtatgttagtttgttaaGAATGaagcagtagtccttgtagaactgttaaaactaaaggtcagaaagcaggtcgcagttcttgcgagcgttggtcgcggccacctcAGAAAactttgagctcagaggagctccggcacagacaggagagcaccgctattcctcctattacacctcaatgcagcgctgcagtgagtttcaagctgtagttttacttctttaaaaagatcgaaaatcaaggaaatcctacctagtgctgct encodes:
- the asb6 gene encoding ankyrin repeat and SOCS box protein 6 isoform X3 produces the protein MPFLHGFRRIVYEYQPLVDAVMCIVGTQKEENPERSDGEDQCKSLMELLEKESQSPVFTEGISYSLFKVSELGEVSAAQVLLAYGADLNFEGKTALLHAFASSDGLTVNNTCNIQLLLERGADVNSVTLDGETPLSSLVFLVKESLDGSAEDAAQIGRFCTRAAAILLDHGADPSCCLSAGDGEQWEPSLTQTSLEHFDLLFPLALLLLQRGALFFCSSHGTSCWTGHTLIFVRLKEILQEPVDAAKVTDLLAKAEVLLEIAQMCSLNFPPLSTLSVSSVQELEMVPQILLELQNRLREQEAQPLPLRHLCRAFIRHCLQPWPLEDKLRALPLPDRLKDYLMPERSLIQRPGWDSFKSLSTIC
- the asb6 gene encoding ankyrin repeat and SOCS box protein 6 isoform X2; this translates as MELLEKESQSPVFTEGISYSLFKVSELGEVSAAQVLLAYGADLNFEDPVSYYNPLHISVLRNKPHMVQLLVGHGANIDKRDRIHESSPLDLASEEADRLPCLRVLLDLGADINAKDKNGKTALLHAFASSDGLTVNNTCNIQLLLERGADVNSVTLDGETPLSSLVFLVKESLDGSAEDAAQIGRFCTRAAAILLDHGADPSCCLSAGDGEQWEPSLTQTSLEHFDLLFPLALLLLQRGALFFCSSHGTSCWTGHTLIFVRLKEILQEPVDAAKVTDLLAKAEVLLEIAQMCSLNFPPLSTLSVSSVQELEMVPQILLELQNRLREQEAQPLPLRHLCRAFIRHCLQPWPLEDKLRALPLPDRLKDYLMPERSLIQRPGWDSFKSLSTIC
- the asb6 gene encoding ankyrin repeat and SOCS box protein 6 isoform X1, giving the protein MPFLHGFRRIVYEYQPLVDAVMCIVGTQKEENPERSDGEDQCKSLMELLEKESQSPVFTEGISYSLFKVSELGEVSAAQVLLAYGADLNFEDPVSYYNPLHISVLRNKPHMVQLLVGHGANIDKRDRIHESSPLDLASEEADRLPCLRVLLDLGADINAKDKNGKTALLHAFASSDGLTVNNTCNIQLLLERGADVNSVTLDGETPLSSLVFLVKESLDGSAEDAAQIGRFCTRAAAILLDHGADPSCCLSAGDGEQWEPSLTQTSLEHFDLLFPLALLLLQRGALFFCSSHGTSCWTGHTLIFVRLKEILQEPVDAAKVTDLLAKAEVLLEIAQMCSLNFPPLSTLSVSSVQELEMVPQILLELQNRLREQEAQPLPLRHLCRAFIRHCLQPWPLEDKLRALPLPDRLKDYLMPERSLIQRPGWDSFKSLSTIC